Part of the Mytilus trossulus isolate FHL-02 chromosome 2, PNRI_Mtr1.1.1.hap1, whole genome shotgun sequence genome is shown below.
ataattatatgatTACATCATTGTTGAATAAAGAACCCTAGACTAAGATGAATTGGACTTGTTATTATTTGACTGTCCAGAAATCACCTTTTACATAAGAACGCAACTTTTTTTTGCTGTCGTataaaaacagatcaaaacacaaaaactaactATAActactgaaccataaaaatgaggtcaaggtaagatgGCACCTGCCAgctggacatgtacaccttacaatccttccatacactaAATACACTAGACCTgatgcttatagtatctgatatataatatggacttgaccaccaaaacttaatcTTATTCactgaaatgaggttgaggtcaagtgaaaattgtctgacaggcatgaggaccttgcaaggtatgcacattgaaaataaagttatcctattactcattATAAGAGAGATATTATAATTAAGAATACTGGTACTAAAAATATCGTTATCTTTTTCTCAAGttgtcactgaaccatgaaaatgagttcaaggagAGTGGACATATGATAGTTGGAAACTTCAaaacataaggcatctatatacgatatacaaagtatgaagtatTCAGGTTCTCtactttccaaaatattaagattttaaGATGTAAGCTAATGCTTCTGTAGCAAGATCACTttccctatgtcaagctttctgtgACAGAAGTTGCAGgctaaacaataaaaaatctgttaagtttttttaatttattaaatgatgTGTCAGCTGTCTTCTGGCTTCTGTATTGGTATAAGACTGTTCAGTTTATCAAAGCTGTCTACTGGCTTCTGGTTTTGTATGAGACTGTTCAGTTTATCAAAGCTTCCATCCTGTAAACATTGTCTGATCTGATGGAAGAATTCAAAATAATGATGGAAGTTGTGGCTGAAACAGAAAGAATTCAATAcgttataaaaagaaacaaaaaccaaaacatcTCCAATAGTAAACTGTACAGTTCAAGATAAATTGctgattataaaaaaagtcttgtatgtttgtattttgGAAAGAAgagtaataaataataaatcattCTAACtgtatgataaatattttctggaacagcccttGATGTGTGATGTTAAGGTTAAGTAACAGTAAATGTACTACTGGTATGTCAcagtattttcttaaaatgaccTTATGTTTCTTGCTAgctgatctaaaaaaaaaacatgattatttttcatatttgatatttaggACATCATTGATCTAAACCTGCATAACAGAATTTATCCttgaaactttgttataaacatgcCATAATATCGGttcctatttgaaaaaatattctatacccTTAATTGTATTTGGAacttactgtaaattcagaaattattgcatgcatttattattgcgattttgtcattttacacttgaatgcgattttaatttttacgattttgagaaaaatcctgctTAATTCAGTTGAAATATTACagaatgcgagttttaattattgcgttttttttgtttgtcttatgTGTATTATGAACCCTAATTCAGcttaaatatttccataaacacaaaattttaaatgacttACATCATAAGTAAAACTGATGATAATAGTTCTGATGTGTTCAGTAAATGGTTGATATAAGATCTTGTAAAGTTCTGACAGGCATAACATGTGCAACCTTCTAACAACGGTCCAAAGTCATCTACATATCTgaaataaacacaatattcaaaatgtaaggtatttattaaaacttttttggctGTTCAATTACCAAGTTGTAATTCAGAAACTGCCAACCCTCCTGTTTTGTGGGAGTCTCATGAATCAGATTAATGTTCTAATCATATAGTAAGGAGAATTCAAGCGTCTTGATCAAAATTAGTGCTTGTGGAACTTATATGTTtccaatgaaattatttctgtaAATTGTGCGGATACTTAAAATTTCTCATAACTATTTTCAACAAGTCAAAgtacaatgtattgaaaatatttcgtaaaaaattatataaaaattatgtcaAATCTGTTATAGTCAACGTTTTAGATATCAGGTTGACTAATTACTCAGTTAGCTTACTTTTTGTCAGCAAGATTAATTTGAAATCCAAGAAGATGGTCTCCATTGCCCTTCTGTTCTTCAGTACTGGCACATATATTGAATCTAAACACTAAACCACATCCTCTCTCAGTAACAATGTAAGGATATCTGATCTTTAGTTAAGGTATATTAAGATAATGAAGGTATAATTTAAGGAAATATGTTACATGAATCACCCATTGGTAATCTCAGTTAATAGTACCTTGTTGATAATGTTTTAGATTCATTAATAACATCTTAAGCATAAATTATATCTTCCTTATTGTGTATCTTCAAGTGAGAGTAAAAATGGAAAAGATGTGGGGACAGTGGGGTACAGAATATGAGATACAAAAACCCTATACATGTAACACAACCAAATATAGAGCTAGAAAGAAAATAACACAAGGTTTTCATATAAGAAGGTGAACTTTAGAAGTAACAACATATATCGATTAAACATAGTTGTAcattttgctgaaatttttttcaagtggAAAAAATAATGCaccaaaatttcaaacatatcCATTAATTCTAGTGCAGCAATTCAATATATGagcattttttctttaaaatttcagtGTACCTTTGAAAAACTCTCATGTTACATAAACTGAATGCTTCTGAACAAAATTAGTTTTAAGAATCTGTTTCCCATTCTTACATATCTTTGGttcataaaattaagaatggaaatggggaatgtgtcaaagacacaacacaaatagggaatgtgtcaaagagacaacaacccgacaatagagcagacaacagccaccAATGGACATAAATTGTATTTGTGTTGAATATCTGATTAAAACCATTTATAATGACTATTGTGTATATGACATAAGTTAAAATACAGATGGTACCAAAATCAGGAAAATTTTACtacattgtattttgtatttttgaggCAAAATCTGAATTGCAAATTAGGAAAATTCCAACAACATGCATGCATGTAATTGTGtgataaacattgttaaataattcCAATTTCAACATTTACTGACCCTATATGTCTACTAATATTCATAAACATGAGAATGTATAATGTATTTGTTCAATTTTGAATTCTACCTATAATATATAGGTATAGCACAAGTTTACGAAAAAactccttttaaaatttaaaaaataaaacagcagGAATTTAATAATAATGAACATTTccatttagaaaataaacactttgataattttttataaaggataTGAACTATCAAACATGTCTATCCCCAATGCTATTCCTTCCATGACTTTATCTGGTCTCCAGGCATTCTGCATTAGTCTGGGTTTGTTCTCTGGTAAACATTCCtgtaatatcaatataaaataaagagatgtgatATGACTGCCAATAAGATAACCACCCAAAAGAGTCCAAAATGAAAGTAAATTTACAAGCAAccatattgtattttaaattttactaattgTTTCAGTTGAGCAAATTTTTGATACATTCTTGAAATTGTGAAttacttcatactttatttgaaataatcaaacattgaaatttattataaaaggaAGAATGTTAtttaatagttttaatttttgcgcttttcataattatttttatgccccatttatgggcattattttttctggtTTGTGAGTCCTTTAGTCTGTCAgttcgtctgtctgttcgttcgtcaGTCCGTCTGGTGTCCGTTCGTCCCtccagcttcaggttaaagtgtttggtagaggtagtttttgatgaagttgaagtccaatcaacttgaaactttgtatacatgtaccttatgatatgatctttctaatttaaatgccacaTTAGAGATTTAACCCAATTTTcagggtccactgaacatagaaaatgacagtGCAGATGGAGCATCCGTCCttattcttgttttaaatagaataaataCTGCTGATTATCTAAATAGAATACCATAATAACAAATGGTCCTTTCTCTGATGCAGATTATGTCAACAAGTTCTCTTCCAATCAAAATACAGATTCTTGGGAGTATTTTGTTAGTATGATATATTCCATTAAGGTTGTCGCTGTAGAAATTCATtcaattaacattttaacataGATGTTTCAGAGAGTCAGATAAGACTTTGAATGATCCCCAGtaacttatatcaaatattctttGATTTGAACTACTGTAAattctgcatttattattgcgattttgtcattctAGACTAAtatgcactttcattttttgcgatattgagaaaaatcctattGAAGTCATatactaaatttcaaaatgcgagtttaaattattgcgattttaaCCATGTCGCAATtttcgcaataattaaaacatcgcaataatttctgaatttacagtacttgtTTTGATGTTAAACTTACCATTGTTTTCTGACAAATTTCTGTTACTTGGCTGAAGTCAAACGTTTCTGTTTTTGGTCCATTGTTATGAAATCCTGCTAGTACAAAACCTGTTAAAGAAATACTCActctttaaaaagaaattcataATGCAGCAACTGACATTTTACCAATGGcgaatattcaaaataaagtttttaagttACGTCAGTTTTCATATCTTATTCAAGTGATTTACATACATCTTAAATGTTATGgcaaatatcttttaaatttcatcTGTTAATATTATTCACATGAATCCACTTCATACATtgtctatatcatgtatattattctgatggacatttcTAGCCTGACTCCAtgttttacccccccccccccccccaaacagAAATGATTTAAAGATACAAATTTATACAACCAAGTCATCATGACATGCAAACCTCAATCAATCCTATACTCATGCCATTGGGTTAAAGTTTTTTCTGCAACAGGTCagttaaatatgaatttaagcTAGGCAACTTAATAATTATATCAGTATTGGTCAGATGAAACAATAGGTGAAAATTACCAGAGTTCACCCAAACATTTTCTGCTTCAGTGTAAGCTTCAGATTTATATATTGACACAGAGAGGAAATTGCAAGAAATTTGCTCATCActtatacatatattatttcatttgtaaactttactaaatgaacaaaaatacttTTTCACTCAGCTATAGACATTTAACAACATTAAGCAATATGTCAGAAACTTTTAGCACTGTAAATTTCCAACTGGTCAGATTCTGGTTGAGATAAGGGTATAAACTGTATAgtaagtttttttatttgaaaaccaatatgaatgttgttggtttttttggtataaaaatgcttttttgtttactactgttttttttctttctatcatCTTTATCACTCTTAGAGTAGAAGTTGCAAGTAAAATAAGACAAGCTCACCATCTACATTTCTAGTAACAGTTTCATGTGCAGACTTCTGTCTTTCTTGTACACTAAATCCTCCCTCTATAACTCCAAACAGTGCTGTCTTCTGTAACTTCTGTATCAAAAGTTAACAAATTGTATTAATAAAAGCTAAATAAAAtggagaagatgtggtatgattgccaatgagagaactctccacaagagaccaaaatgacacaaattaacatctataggtcatgtacggccttaaacaatgagcaaagcccgtaTCGCATTGTAAATGCTTGATATACTATGTAGTATCATATAGTAAGAAGTAATTTCCATTGATTCTTTTTACACATTGTTAAAGGGATTTATACAGTTTTGAGAaggtttttgaaataaaac
Proteins encoded:
- the LOC134708313 gene encoding queuine tRNA-ribosyltransferase accessory subunit 2-like, whose product is MKFSVQNVKNGCRLGLITDLGKNGSKSIETPMCMLYTRGGNAPHLTLDVLKKIQRVPPIAHMYLSSLAEHSEAVSQFKEGIANFCGMQDYAVYCSLHDPATEVPSGYNEKSGTAIWTKGGKYKLDVNHFMQIQEAFQPDICEALYDGDTNKDSTRKRLLKAMDRTLNYLDEIQDKWKSSQKLQKTALFGVIEGGFSVQERQKSAHETVTRNVDGFVLAGFHNNGPKTETFDFSQVTEICQKTMECLPENKPRLMQNAWRPDKVMEGIALGIDMFDSSYPYIVTERGCGLVFRFNICASTEEQKGNGDHLLGFQINLADKKYVDDFGPLLEGCTCYACQNFTRSYINHLLNTSELLSSVLLMIHNFHHYFEFFHQIRQCLQDGSFDKLNSLIQNQKPVDSFDKLNSLIPIQKPEDS